The genome window AGCTCGTTCATCTTGATACCTAAAAACAACAACGAACTCACAAACGTCAACCGTCAACTACATCACACAGTAGACGACCTAGAGAAGTCGAAAGAGACCGACCATCACACCGAACCAACGATCAACAACAGTTTGACCGAACGAAAGTTACCGGCGACATCCCTCGAACCCCTTTTAGAACACCCTGCAAACCGTTCGATCCCCATCGTATTCCGTCACAATGCCTCGATTACCTCGAACTGCGTTCCTGCGCTcactccccctcccacctctccaacctcgtcTCGCCCTCCCCTCCGTCTCCAGGACGACCCTTACCCCATCAACATTCACATCATCTTTCGCCTCCCTCCGACTCTCCCCTCTCAACTCATCTTTAATCACCTCATCACTCCGACCGTCCATCTCAAACCTTCCTACACAcatcctctcatcatcctcaacatcccaaATACAGCTAGGCGGTGTAAGGGGCGCTGCGATGGGTACGTTCTATCAACCGtctcagaggaagaggaagaacaaacATGGTTTTTTGGCAaggttgagaggagggaagaatgCTAGGAAGATGTTGAGTAGGAGGTTGTtgaaagggaggaagaacttGTCACATTAAAAGAGTGAACGAGCGAGTGGGGGACGGAGAGAATGAGGAGCATTGTAGATTATGGGAATTGTGACACTGGACGATTCCGAatgagatggaggatgtgGGTAGAATCggtcgaggatggagatcTTGGAGGCTAAGCTAAGCTAAGGGGAGGACAGGGGTCATCTAAAGCACGACTTGACCCAGCGGAGAAAGGGTGTCGGAAGGCAACAGGCAAGTGAGCCGGGAGGAGCAAGTATCAGCCTGGACATGGGCCAAgcacatatatatatagacTTAAAAGTCACCAGATCACCACGCACATATCATGCAAACCATCACACATTTCTCTATCATTCGAAGAGAACCATTCAGACTGCACACTGCATAGCAACTGATATGAACAAGCTACAAACGACGAGCAACCATCCGTCCAGGTATGTATGGTCTCATCCGCGAACTAAATGTACAATTGTCCGTTCCTCTCTGGACACTCTGTATTAGTACAATAGTATCTCGTCCAATCCAATCTCTATATGTCGCACAACGTTACTCGACCGTAATTACTGTCTTCCgtcccatccacctcttctaccACCATTCTGGCCCACGGGCACAGGCATCGGCAACCATTCTCTTGCACCTCCGAACTTCCTCAGTTCCTCAGGTGGTGGTCCTACCatcttcgagatcaagtATGGGAGTTTACCACCAGGAGAGGCAGCCTGCAGGAGTGAGACATATCGCGCCAATTCGAGATGGACCGCTGGGTAATATGTCGTTGAAGCTTTCCGGAACGTCTACGAAATACAATCAACATTAGTATAGCGATCGTGATACGGTCgcatcgcactcaccactaATATTCTGTCCATCCCTGATGACATGAGATCTTGATGCAGTTGCAAGGCCTTTTCCCGATCTTCAATTGCTTGTTGCTTGCAGAACGCGTTGAGAAGCTTGAAGTGTGTGGTCTGCTCAGAGACCATAAGTCAGCGGGTGTTGAAGATAGCAAAGAAGTTGAGTAACCCACAACGTAGTTCATCGCTTCAAACTCGACACCTCCTGTAGCACCTCCAGGAGCAACAGGCTTCTCAACTTTGGTGTCGTCGACTTCGTCCAGGGTCCACAATGTATTCGAGCCATGACACATGATCCTGCGTGCACAATTGCCATTAGCACACTGCCTCATCACATACTTCTGACAGAGAAACTGATGAACTCACCAGAAATAGTCTCTACAAATATCACTCAATTCTCCGACCCAAGCCTTGAACACTCTAGGTCTATGAGCCTTGGTCACAAACTCATGATGATCTTTCGTCGGATCCGGTAAATCGGGAACCAGCAGACCTCTAACCTCTTTGGCGATATCGACTGGAGGCTTTTCGTCGAACCTCACAGACGTGGGACGACCGCCAGGTGTTCGCGAGGCGATTGGGGGGAACAGCTCGAAAAGGAATAGCCAGAGTTCGACAATGATTTGACGAGTAGGCAAGTCACCAGGCTTCTTCTCTGAGAATAAGAGAGTGGATAGTGCCGTGAATGGGTTGGGGAAGTGGGCTCGAAGGGCAGCTTTGCCGATCTAGGAAAAATAAATGAGCTTCTTCCTGAGAGATTGCTCAGGCCATGGGAGCCCACCTCGGAAGTGCTTAAAGCCTTGACACATCTCAGCAGTTCATACAGCATTTGATCATCGTGTTGCTCCTCCCTGTGAGGAGAAGTCGATCAGCTCCGTCCAGGTTATATTCCTTGTCATTTGGCGTAAactactcacctccattcaATGTCCAGCAAGTCTTTCATCCTGTCCAACACAAGCTTGtatcctcccatctccacaAACGCTCCGACCCAAGCCGTTGTCTCATGTCGTAACAACATTCTCAACTTCTTACATCTAGCCACATCCATCTTCAGATCCGTCCCCCTATAGCTGCTCAACCATTGGATGAAAGCATCAGGCTGTTCACCCATCGAGATCCCAAGTCCTTTTCCACCGTTCTTGCCCAAGGATGACATACTTCCATTTGAAGACGAAGGTCCGAATAAACTCATCGACATTGGTCGACTGCTCGAATTCGGTCCAGTTGACATACGCATACTCGCCGGACGAGGCATATCCATAGATTGACCCCGGTGCGGGAtatgtggtggtggtgacatTGGTCCTCCTGCCCCGATGTTCGGACTCGACACAGGAGACGCGACAATGACGAAACCCTCCCCTTCGACAGAGTATGTCTTTCCTACTCGAGCAGGAGATTGGTTGGGGCTGTtcagcgatgacgatgatttGGCTTtacggagaagaggagtggaTATAcgtttcttcatcttcggagTTTCCTTTGAGGCTTGAGGGATGGGTAGAccgagggaagagaggatggtggggTTGAATGTGATTGTGGAATGTAGGATGGACGATTTGACATCTTGTGATACGGAAGAGAATTTCTGTCGCACAGTAGCGGGCACTTGCAACGAGTCCTGGAGGTCGAACGAATCAGCTTCACTCTATATCCGGCACCCAGAAGCTGTGTTGCTCACCAAGAGAGAATCAAACTGCATTTCAACCTCGTCTCGCActtccacctgcacctgagGAGTCCAAGAGTCTTTGGGTGTCTCTAACCACTGCTCcttcggtgatggtgatttgATATTGTCACCCCAGCCTAACGTAGCGCTGGTCTGTCTCGCCGTTGAAGGAGGTGGCATACTGCCTCTGATGTTCGTCCTCGATGTCTCGCGAAGACTACTATCGTTCGATGATCCTCCCGAGGGATTGGATGATGGTCTACTTGACACCGAAGCAGCATGATGGTGGGGTCTAGGAAGACCTGTACGACCTTTGTGTTGGTCTACATGGGTAGTCTTAGGCGAAGGACCGGGACTAGGCATCGACATCTTGTGATGGGATGGTTGCTGGTGcaagtgaggatgatgtcggTGCGGTGAAGGTTGACTgaactgttgttgttgttgttgttgttgttttgtTTGGTGTGCTCTGACTGGCATACCAGAGGGTAAGACAGGTGGTGAACGAGTAGCAGATGCCTTTCTGGGTGAAGGCGAAGGTTGTGGGAAGACCTGCGACATGGTAGGTCGATGAGATTTGGGTCAAGGGGTAATGATAACTACGATGAGGAATGTGTAGGTAACAAGCAACGTTGAATGATCCAACAGGTTGAACGACAAAGATGGCTTTCAACGGGGAGACTATGTGTATTATGTTTTCAAATCCCACGTGGTAGCAGACAAGCAACAAAAGACAGTCGCCTCGATCTGCTGCCACTTGCATCAAAACACCGGATAATTCCGCTCACCATAGCTGCTCTCCCTCGTCGCTGCCACTGATCTCTTCGCTATCCACAACTTCGTGATAGCTACAAGCTCAACTTTATCGGCTTGAATTTGTTCGACTTTGTATCACAGGTAGCTCGTCGTTCAAAATGTCAGCTCTCAACCTCCCGAGACCGGTCAACACGTACGCGGGCGAAGATGAGCTTCGACAAAAGCCCAACGGGGTGACCAGTAACGACAATGGAACGCCGGACGTTGGCGAACAGGATGGTGGCGAGGACGATGCCAATATGGAGGAGTATCGAGCACCGAGAGCGAGCGACAAACTCAAAGAGGGTATCATCTATCCTCCCAAGGAGATCAGAAGTGGGTCTTCAgctcttttccttttcccgAGTTTGCGAGATTCTTTAGCTGATGTTTCTTGTGCGTGCCGCTCAACAGATATCGTCGATAAGACTGCTCTACATATTTCCAAATCCCCTACTCCCTTACTACTCGAAGAGAAAATCAGAGAACACCAAAAGACAGATCCCAAATTCGCTTTCTTGAACGATGCCGACCCATACCATCAATACTACAGGTATATGATTGTGAAGGTCCAAGAGGATGCGGAAGATGCTGCGAAGGGAGTGAACGCGACGCCAGCgccggagaagaaggaggacaacaAAGCGGACGAGGTCAATGCTTACGAGCCGAAGCCTTGGGAATTCAAGGTGGACCTTCCGGGAGTCACCGCTATGGACCTGTCAGTGTTTGGTTCTCGCTTTGTTGCTTGCACTTGAGGCATGGAGCTGACAAGTCATTTCGCAGTGATATCCTTCGACTGACAGCTTTGTTCCATGcacgacgaggacgatcctTCTTATCATCTCTCTCTGTCAAAGAAGGCCGAAATTACCAATTCGACTTCTTGCGACCCACTCACTCTCTTTATGGCTACTACAACCGGATGGTGGAATCGTATCAGAAAGTCATgcaacctccacctggacTCATTGAGAACATCGTGAAGGAGGCCAACGACCCTGATATCAAGTGGAAGACGTTGGAGGAAGCGCGTAACCGAGCTGAATGGgagagaggacgaagaaagagggagacggagagacaaaaggaggaagaggaagaagcgaccGCTCGTGCTGCTATCGATTGGCAAGacttcgtcgttgtcgagacGATCGAGTTTACTCAGAACGACGAGGCTTTGGAGTTGCCACCACCGACCAGTGTGGAGAAGCTCAAGTCAATGAGCatggcggagaagaggatggctTCCATGGTCATGGAGGAGACAGGAGCTGGACCAACAGGTGCGGATGCTGTTCTCGATGGTCAAGGAGCtggggaggagatggagatcgaggaggacgaagaggaagaggaggaagtcagACTGCAGAGGATCAAAGCGGAGCAGGAGCAATCGAAGGCTCGAGAAGTTCAACGAGCGGCAATGGAACAAAGAGGAATGCGAATCAGAAAGGACTATGTGCCCAAAGGTGAGTCCTCATGTTAACGAAGCAGTGGAGGAGCTTTTCATTGACGTTCCATTGCAAAATAGGTATTCAACGAAACAATGCCGTCCAAACAGCTATATGTCCCAATTGTGGTCAATCTATCCCCGAGAACGAGCTTACAGAACACATGCGTATCGAATTGCTCGACCCAAAATGGAAGGAGCAAAAGAAGAACTTGGAATTGCGACGAGCTCAAGCACAACAATTGCAGCAAGGTGCGGATGTTGTCGCCTCGCTCAAGAACCTTGCGCACGCTCGTACAGATATCTTTGgagacgagatcgacgaggCAGAGCGAAagagacgagaagaagaagagcgacagaagcgaagagagagggagaagatcattTGGGATGGTCACACTGCTTCAGCAGCGAAGACTACCGATACTTTCCAGACGCAGTTCAGTCTGGAAGAccagatcaagaagatgcACAGTCGAATGGGTTTGACGTGAGTTTAGCTCTACACTCGCTAGTCAATCTAGGAACAGTTACTAACGACCTTCTTGTAGCGACACACCCTCAAACGCTGCTGGTCCTCAGATTGGCCCTGGCGCTCCCGGTCAACCACAAGCGTTACCCCCTGCTCTGGCTGCCAGTCTTCCTACACCTGGCGGAGGTTCTGCATACCCCGGCGCGACCATCTCCGCTGCTCCCACTGGACCATCACAGAAGGAGTATATCTCAGCGCCATACGACCCGTCTTTCGCCCCTTCGCAAGCTCCTCCAAGTGCACCGAGTGCACCCACCATCCACCCTTCACGACTAGCAGCTATGGccgcttcctcatcttcatctcctaTTACTGGACAAGTCAGACCACGTGATGGGGACGAGCCTTCAGAGAAACCAGTCTTCAAGCGACCGAAGATCGAGAAATTGCCATATGGGCAACTGTACACCGTACGTACTGCTTTCTATTGATGCGACTTGGGTCTTATGCTAATCTACTCGCTGCTCGTTTACAGGAAGTCGACTGGATGTCACTTCACCCTGATCCTATATCACTCTCTATACAACTCCCCAACATGCCCGAAAAGCCCGAATGGAAGCTTAACGGAtcaatcatcaccatccccGACTTACCCGTCAACACGCTATTCTCAACGAtccgagagaagatcaagaggatCATCGATGCCGATCTACCTATCAGTAGGATGAGATTGGATTATGGGCCGAAAGTCATGAGTAATGCGAGTACGCTCGCTAGTGTGAATTTGGATGATGGGGACATGTTGACAttggtgttgaagaagaaataATCGTCGTCAGGAGGGATGTGATCCTAGTATTACGGGAGACCGATGTATAAACATATGCACGTTCTCCAGGTAGACCATGAAGACTATTGACAGATCACATCACGCGAATTATTGACAGACGCGGAAATTCGAAAATCACACTACGAGCACTATTAACAATTAGACACCTAGACACTTCGATTACTATGCACAATGAGTTACAGAGGTCTTGAACCACACCACACTACGAGCACTATTGCCAAAATCATAATATGAACGGCGTTGACAAATACTGAAGCCTCAAAGCACACTACAAGCACTACTATCCACAGACTGCAAACTCCCATGAAGTGAAATCCAGCTCCAACTTTCTCGCCCCGCCAAATCGTTCCCTCATCTGATCgtctttcttttccctgCCCGCATAACACTTCATCCTTGTGACGGCTCAATGAACGAGTGCTGCCAATGGCGTTTCACTCCAATGACTGAGGAGCCGCATCTGCACCTGTGTTTGCAGTGCACGACGCCAACATGCGATTCCAAATTGGGCTACCTCTCCTTTTCGCCATGTCCCAGCGGTTGTATGCCTCATCCATTCTATCTGATCCATAGGACCTCATTTGAGAAATTCCACTCCCAAAATCAGACAGGAACTTTTCGGCCGTTGCTACGTTCTTGACTTGTTGATATGTGTTTGGGTTCGACCAGTCAAAATCAGGTTTGCTATCATGATGTTTGGGCAAATCTTGCCAGGCTTGAGCTGAGACCTCCAAAAGAACAGACAAATTGCCAGCAgtcttctcattctccccTTGGGCAGCAAGAGATTTGTCATGCTCGTCAGGTTTCACTTTGAAACAAGAAGTGAATCGCTCTTTTTCAGTCTCCAGTTGCTCATTTGCAGACGTCGCCCCACAAACTGTGTGATATGTGTCTTCATCCAGACACCATCTGATCCTCTGTGTCAATTTCACCCTATGCTCATACTCTGGAGCAGCCATGTGATAGGCACTTCCATGCTCAAGGAACTTGTGCTTCCAATCTTGATCCAAGGATTGTCTTTCACATGCTTTGTTCAagagagtggagagagatTGGATGCGTTCTGCCTGGTTGTGAGCCATCTTTTTGGTTTTGTTGAGATCTTCGCGCAGCTCCACTGTTTTGTAACTTGACTGGTCATAGCTCACAGGATGACTGGGAGCCTCATCTACTGAGTGCACTGTAGAGAATTGGGATGGGTAAGCCAACGCAAGCTGATGGAGTccggaaggggaaggggggttggcagaagcagaagagtgagtggcaGAGTCAGGAGGATGATTGCTCTGGATGACGGTAGACCCAGTGGTAGATCCAGAGTGCTCATCGCCACCAGCAACAGTAGTCACGCTGGGTGTGGACTCAACAATGACCATGTCATCATCAAATGTGATAGGAGATGCAGTGGTGTTGCTCATTGTGATCAAGTGGTGCAATTTGATTGTGGTGCGCAAAGTGGTAGCTTGGCAATtgatgggtggcaaaaaaTATTCTttgtggaggaagtgagggAAGGAATGCTGAAGGGTGGGCAGACCATTTTGGCATTTTGTATGCAAATACATGCCTAGGCTTCCTAAGCATAGTGGAACAATCATGAAAAGAGGTGAATGTCTCTGCCTGCACACCACATATGACCTCATAGCCCTGTAGTTCCCTTTCACAATCTGAAGCATGTTTGACCATTACATCTTGTCGGAGCAGACATGGAATTAGATGATTGTTTTAACCTGTTATGATGATGTATGACTTcatgatctcctcatctccttttGCAATGTGAAGCATGTTTGAAATTTCAAATCCTTGGTTTTGAGCAGGAAAAAGGAGGACAAAATGTTCTTAGCCATGTATGACCCCGTACGACTTCATCACCGGCTGTCTTCGTTTTATATGCTGGCAACTGAAACATGTTTGAGGCCTGGCTTCCTCATCTGCCTAGTGAAATCAATATGAGAACCGAGTTATTCTCATGACATAGTGTGATGATATATGACTTCATGGCCTGTTTTGGTCATCTAGTGTTGGATCATGTTTGAGATTGATATCTTCATATGATTGGGGTCTCAATGAGACATAATTTGCTTCCAGTAAACTTGTTTAGCTGATAGTTAGGGAGGTGTAAAGAAACATTGCCTAGCCAatggccaactacgctgTCCTGGGCATCACATTGCACAATAAAAGGTCACAATAATCAAGgttctgctgaacctcctgattctggctatatatacccgagaaTTTCTAGGAATGAAAGCTGCGTAGTTCAGGCAGGCTTTTTGTACACAGAACCTTGTTCAACAAGGTGAAAGAGTTGTGAAAATAGGTGATTACCCTTAAGCGCGTATGTCATCATAGCCCGCTTTGTTCTGCCTATCCCAAGAAGAATGTTTGGGATCTGACATCCCTCTAATACTGATTTGAGAAGAAATAATTGCCAGTGACCTGCTACAATGATGAATGCCCTCGAGACCCCTCAAATTCCCCCTTATTCTGAAACATGTTTTCCTGGGCTGAAGCAAAAAATGAAAAGAAGGAAATGCAGTTGTCATGTATGATACCAAAACTATTGCTACTGGCTATTGAGCCTTCAAGCATCTGACAGATCTTTGAGATGGTCTATCCTCAGCGTTCACAACGGTGACATTAGCTGGGAGATTATTTGCTAGACCGCCATTGTTGGAAGTATACCGGATAGAAAACAGCTTGCAGCGTAGCACATATATCCTGAACGGGTGAGATATCTTGTTGTGTGAACTCAAAAGGTAGTGTTAAAAATTACATCATCAGAATCAATATGTACACAGTACTGGCCTTAGCTATAGCCTCATACATCCATAGGAAAATGAAAAAAAAACACTGTAttacttcttccttcctcagcCATTCCCCTACTAAGACTACAGTTTGCTTTGCATAAACTTCTCGCTTCCGCTATTCTCTCCTCAATCCTCTCCAAGATGCCATGCAGTTACTGATCCCAACTTGTAGTCTGTGTGGAACCTCATCTGACCAGTGTTTGATCTCTGAGGTCCAGCTGAGCTGATCCCTTCATTTGGTCTGTATGTTTGATCATGAGATGCACAGATAGAATTCCAGATTGGTTTGGCAGCGCTCATTTGATTGTCCAGCTTGACAAATGCAGAGTGCAAACTGGTTCCAGGTACAGATGAAAGCCTGTGTGATTGAACCTCAGAACTGTAGCGGTCCAACAATTCGTTTGCCGCTGCCACATGCCTGACGGCATCAGCTGTATTGAGGTCAGACCAATCGGTTCCAGACCCAAAAGTGTTGCAGTCGTGCAAAGATTCCCATGCTGCAGCTGCAGAGCTGACCAAGACCTCCACAGACGTAGCCTCTGTCACCAACAAGTCACATCCTTTCAAGCACTTCTGAAGCTCATCATCAGCCTTGGAAACATCATGACGAATGTTCCACCAAGCAGAGCCAGCAGGAAGCTTTGGACCATAAACGGCCTGCTTGCGGCGGTAATTGAACTCTTGTATCTTTCTGAGAAGCTGGTGTGCTGAGTCAAGAAGGATTCTGCTTTGGACAGACATGTGATGGATGCCAGAAAGCTATTCAGAGAGGTGCTGAGCATGATTTGTCAATGTGGAAGCCATATTTATGGTGTTTGTAGCATATATCTGAAACCCATTGCTGTCAATAGACCTTGACAAGATGGCATCAGGAGGGTGAACGCGGTCTTGACAGTACCctcccttcttgttcttgaagTGCAGTGGGCCAAACTGGTTTCGATAGCTCTCAGCTAGCTCCGCAAGAATGTTGGAGTCATGCTCGGATCCAGTGCAGTGAGGGCTGGACATTGTGGCTGAATGGGCTATAGAGATAAGGAAAGAATCCAAATACAGAAAAAGTGATTCTGGGGGGAAGAGGATAGAGGGAAgggtgtcagaggcgggtccgttgac of Kwoniella shandongensis chromosome 3, complete sequence contains these proteins:
- a CDS encoding mitochondrial 54S ribosomal protein bL34m, coding for MNAAATTDELTNERSENTLQTVRSPSYSVTMPRLPRTAFLRSLPLPPLQPRLALPSVSRTTLTPSTFTSSFASLRLSPLNSSLITSSLRPSISNLPTHILSSSSTSQIQLGGVRGAAMGTFYQPSQRKRKNKHGFLARLRGGKNARKMLSRRLLKGRKNLSH